One window of the Silurus meridionalis isolate SWU-2019-XX chromosome 24, ASM1480568v1, whole genome shotgun sequence genome contains the following:
- the avpi1 gene encoding uncharacterized protein avpi1 — protein sequence MRKSGSGNIFQGVNLRQLRRLFRSAGEPDAEQKARQVWRNRRRAEGDEEGGDEVSEEEEEDEGLAQALVGLRLRARNRSGIRAETSRGARVFGHSRTSERTTPEVTPEDDVAARGACGEKAKSRDQRDEDDVQGTCSRDDKDPERYLHRIRH from the exons ATGCGCAAGTCCGGCTCGGGGAACATCTTTCAGGGCGTGAACCTGCGGCAGCTCAGGCGGCTCTTCCGCTCGGCCGGGGAGCCAGACGCTGAGCAGAAAGCCAGGCAGGTGTGGAGGAACCGGAGACGGGCCGAAGGAGACGAGGAGGGTGGAGACGAGGTCtctgaggaggaagaggaggacgaAGGGTTGGCACAGGCTTTGGTGGGGCTCCGGTTGAGGGCGAGAAACCGCAGCGGGATCCGAGCCGAGACGAGCAGAGGGGCCCGGGTGTTCGGCCACagcag AACGAGCGAGCGGACGACGCCCGAGGTCACACCCGAAGACGACGTCGCTGCTCGGGGAGCCTGCGGCGAGAAGGCCAAGTCACGAGACCAGAGGGACGAGGACGACGTCCAAGGGACGTGTAGCCGAGACGATAAAGATCCGGAACGCTACCTGCACCGAATACGACACTGA